The following coding sequences are from one Nicotiana tabacum cultivar K326 chromosome 1, ASM71507v2, whole genome shotgun sequence window:
- the LOC142179396 gene encoding beta-amylase 3, chloroplastic-like: MTLAVHSSTSFINIKETKGIKTPDDFLGMVSFAQTKPSCLLITKSSMQEAHLSHERVIGNPIEGRKNEKREKLHVLTTTHSNNSTAVPVFVMLPLDTVTMGGKLNKPRLMNASLIALRSAGVEGVMVDAWWGLVEKDGPHKYNWEGYAELVKMCKEHGLKLQVVMSFHQCGGNVGDSCSIPLPPWVLEDIGKNPDLVYTDRSGRRNPEYISLGCDMLPVLNGRTPIQVYADYMRSFRERFNDYLGDVIVEIQVGLGPCGELRYPSYPESNGTWRFPGIGEFQNYDKYMRASLAASAKAAGKDDWGQGGPHDSGKYNQFPEDTGFFQNDGTWNSEYGKFFLEWYSGKLLEHGDRILGAAESIYQGTGAKLSGKVAGIHWHYNTRSHAAELTAGYYNTRDTNGYLPIARMFGKHHVVFNFTCMEMRDGEQPQSANCSPEGLVRQVKKATRTSEVELAGENALERYDGGAYSQVLATSRSDSGNALSAFTFLRMNKRLFEPENWQNLGQFVKSMSEGGRNARRPECDSSRADLYVGFIKKTHSMKVQEIALV; encoded by the exons atgactTTAGCAGTTCATTCTTCAACTTCTTTTATCAATATAAAAGAAACCAAAGGTATTAAAACACCTGATGATTTCTTAGGCATGGTTTCGTTTGCACAAACGAAGCCATCTTGCCTTCTCATAACAAAGAGTTCCATGCAAGAAGCTCACCTCTCTCATGAGAGAGTTATCGGTAATCCCATAGAAGGgaggaaaaatgagaaaagagaaaaacttcATGTGCTAACAACTACTCACAGCAATAACAGTACAGCAGTACCTGTTTTTGTGATGCTGCCACTTGATACCGTAACCATGGGAGGGAAATTGAACAAGCCGCGATTGATGAATGCGAGTTTGATTGCCTTGAGAAGTGCTGGAGTTGAAGGAGTAATGGTGGATGCTTGGTGGGGTTTGGTTGAAAAAGATGGACCCCATAAGTATAACTGGGAAGGTTATGCTGAGCTTGTCAAGATGTGTAAAGAACATGGCTTGAAACTTCAAGTTGTCATGTCTTTTCACCAGTGTGGTGGAAATGTTGGAGACTCTTGCAG TATTCCCCTACCTCCGTGGGTACTTGAAGATATCGGGAAGAATCCAGATCTCGTCTACACAGATAGATCAGGCAGGAGAAATCCAGAGTATATTTCCTTAGGTTGTGATATGTTACCAGTACTCAATGGAAGGACACCCATTCAGGTATACGCTGACTATATGAGGAGCTTCAGAGAAAGATTCAACGATTACTTGGGAGATGTCATAGTG GAGATTCAAGTGGGATTGGGTCCGTGTGGGGAGCTAAGATATCCATCCTATCCGGAAAGCAATGGTACTTGGAGATTTCCTGGAATTGGAGAATTCCAGAACTATGACAAG TACATGAGAGCTTCATTGGCAGCATCTGCCAAGGCGGCAGGAAAGGATGACTGGGGCCAGGGAGGGCCTCATGACTCAGGAAAGTACAACCAATTTCCTGAGGATACTGGATTTTTCCAAAATGATGGAACATGGAACAGTGAATATGGAAAATTCTTCCTAGAGTGGTATTCAGGAAAGCTACTGGAGCATGGCGACAGGATCCTAGGAGCAGCAGAAAGTATATACCAAGGAACTGGGGCTAAACTATCTGGAAAGGTAGCTGGGATTCATTGGCATTACAATACTAGATCACATGCTGCAGAGCTAACAGCAGGATACTACAATACGAGAGACACAAATGGGTATCTACCTATTGCACGTATGTTCGGGAAACATCATGTTGTATTTAACTTTACATGTATGGAAATGAGGGATGGTGAACAGCCCCAGAGTGCAAATTGCTCACCAGAAGGCTTAGTTCGACAAGTAAAAAAAGCAACTAGAACTTCTGAAGTAGAACTTGCTGGAGAAAATGCTCTAGAGAGGTATGATGGTGGAGCATATTCTCAAGTTTTGGCAACAAGCAGGTCAGATTCTGGAAATGCATTGAGCGCATTTACATTCCTAAGAATGAACAAACGCTTGTTTGAGCCAGAAAATTGGCAGAATTTAGGGCAATTCGTGAAAAGCATGTCAGAAGGAGGCCGAAATGCTAGACGTCCAGAGTGTGACTCAAGCAGGGCAGACCTCTATGTAGGATTTATCAAAAAGACTCATTCTATGAAAGTTCAAGAGATAGCACTAGTGTAA